The nucleotide window TTTTTGGCCTGACATTTCTTTAATAGAATTCAGTTCCAAACGAGCAGTTTCTGCTCCACTTACTTTTGTAAGAATATCTAAGGCTTCCTCATTTCTGCCATATTGTACTAACCAGCGTGGGCTTTCAGGAACTATTAACAATAACAAACAAAATGCCATTGCCGGAATAACCCCCACAATAAACATTCCTCTCCAAACATTTTCAACAAACAACCAATGTACTAAACCTTGACCTTCTCCTGCATTTGCGCTAGCATATCTCTGTAAAAATAAATTACTGATATAAGCCACCAAAATTCCTACGGTAATGGCAAGTTGATAAAAAACGACCAATTGGCCTCTTCTATTTGAAGGCGCAATCTCAGAAATATAAAGTGGCGAAACATTTGAAGCCACACCTATAGCTATACCTGCGAGCACACGGTAAAAAATCAACATCGAATAAACCTCTGAAAATGAGAATCCAACAGCACTGATTAAAAACAATATTGCTGAAATAAATAATACTTTTCTTCGACCTATTTTGTCACTAAGGTAGCCAGAAAAACCAACACCAACAATACAACCCAATAAAGCGCAGGATACAAATAATCCTTCCTGAGCAGATGATAAAGCATATTGTAATTTCAATGGTTCGATAATCCCGCTCACTACGGCCATATCAAAACCGAATAAAAAGCCTCCCAAAGCTGCGATAAGCGTTATGAGAGAAATAAAATAATTGTTTTCTTTTGTTTTCATAAAATAATTTTTTGGTTAAATGTGGTAGTTATTTAATAGATTAATTAGGTTTAAGTTTAACACCAGCTGTCTTTGACATACGAAACCACAACAAAGGCTTTTTTGTCTCCTTTATGATTGATTTTGTATTTTGGAACGTTTGCCGGAATCACAAAAGTTTCAGCATATTTGAATGTTTGCGAGTTTTCCCCTGCAGTTACATCGGCTATTTCACCTTCAACAAGCATACAAATATGGCATTGTCCAAGAGTTTCGATTTCGATTTCTCCTGTAAATTCATAACGATCAACGGCATAAAAATGTTCTGCATGAGTTGATAAACTCATTTTTCTTCCGTTTGAAAATTCTTGAGCTACTGTTTGTTTAGAAATAAATTCATCTTGAACTCTATCTCCTTTTCTATCAAAATAAACA belongs to Flavobacterium gilvum and includes:
- a CDS encoding sugar porter family MFS transporter; this translates as MKTKENNYFISLITLIAALGGFLFGFDMAVVSGIIEPLKLQYALSSAQEGLFVSCALLGCIVGVGFSGYLSDKIGRRKVLFISAILFLISAVGFSFSEVYSMLIFYRVLAGIAIGVASNVSPLYISEIAPSNRRGQLVVFYQLAITVGILVAYISNLFLQRYASANAGEGQGLVHWLFVENVWRGMFIVGVIPAMAFCLLLLIVPESPRWLVQYGRNEEALDILTKVSGAETARLELNSIKEMSGQKSGGIGELLRLPLRKLLTLAVVLTALSQFSGINGVIYYGPTILKQAGIVTSDALFYQVILGGANVLFTFIAISKVDTWGRRPLYIYGSICAAFALALTGYCFVVGITGYFMLFSIILFLLFFAFSLGPLKFVISTEIFPTHIRGTALSMCIMTMWISDWIVGMLFPLMRDGLGIAATFFIFAFFCILSFLYAKKNLFETKGKSLEEIEKEWNTDSNSGKELAVKMEVSEEIE